A genomic stretch from Sphingobacterium sp. ML3W includes:
- a CDS encoding DegT/DnrJ/EryC1/StrS family aminotransferase, with amino-acid sequence MLDKIWLSSPHMGGNELKFIHEAFDQNWVAPLGPNVTGLEDDLEKFLSENVKVAALSAGTAALHLALIESGVTYGDEVICQSMTFSASANPIVYQGAIPIFIDSEKDTWNMCPIALKEAIIDRISKGKKPKAIIVVHLYGMPAKMDEILDVARTFEIPVIEDAAEALGSRYKGRACGTLGNFGILSFNGNKIITTSGGGALVCHSLEDKERAIFLSTQARDNAPHYQHSHIGYNYRMSNISAGIGRGQMEVLTERVAARRAMTKFYVSLFTNVNGVTVFTEPSSDFYSNHWLASIQVDSIEAKFNREDLRLALQKDNIESRPLWKPMHLQPVFADSPYYGANVAETLFNNGLCLPSGSNLTDEDRERIQKSVERVLDEFS; translated from the coding sequence ATGTTAGATAAAATATGGCTTTCTTCTCCTCATATGGGGGGAAATGAATTAAAGTTTATTCATGAAGCTTTTGATCAGAATTGGGTTGCACCATTAGGCCCAAATGTTACTGGACTCGAAGATGACCTTGAGAAGTTTTTATCAGAGAATGTTAAAGTTGCAGCACTTTCAGCAGGAACAGCTGCTTTGCATTTGGCCCTCATTGAGAGCGGTGTAACTTATGGTGATGAGGTAATTTGCCAATCGATGACTTTTTCAGCTTCTGCAAATCCAATTGTGTATCAAGGGGCAATTCCCATATTTATAGACTCTGAAAAGGACACATGGAATATGTGTCCAATAGCACTTAAAGAAGCAATAATCGATCGCATTTCAAAAGGTAAAAAACCAAAGGCAATAATTGTTGTACATTTATATGGAATGCCAGCAAAAATGGACGAAATTCTTGACGTTGCTCGTACATTTGAAATACCTGTTATCGAAGATGCAGCTGAAGCTTTGGGATCCAGATATAAAGGTCGGGCCTGTGGAACATTGGGTAATTTTGGGATTTTAAGTTTCAATGGGAATAAGATAATTACAACATCTGGGGGTGGTGCACTTGTATGTCACTCGCTGGAGGATAAAGAAAGGGCTATATTTTTATCCACTCAAGCACGTGACAACGCTCCACATTATCAACATTCGCATATTGGATATAATTATAGAATGTCAAATATTTCTGCAGGTATTGGTCGCGGACAAATGGAGGTATTGACGGAAAGAGTAGCTGCTCGCCGCGCCATGACAAAGTTTTACGTAAGCCTGTTTACAAATGTGAATGGAGTAACAGTCTTTACTGAACCTAGTAGTGATTTTTATTCAAATCATTGGCTTGCATCTATTCAAGTCGATTCGATAGAAGCAAAATTTAATCGTGAGGATCTTAGGCTAGCTCTGCAGAAGGATAATATTGAATCTCGTCCATTATGGAAGCCAATGCATCTACAGCCTGTATTTGCCGACTCACCTTATTATGGTGCGAATGTTGCAGAAACACTATTTAATAATGGATTGTGTCTACCTTCAGGTTCTAATTTAACAGACGAAGATAGGGAAAGAATACAAAAATCAGTTGAAAGAGTGTTAGATGAATTTTCATAG
- the pseI gene encoding pseudaminic acid synthase, giving the protein MKIGSKAINDKSPVFIIAELSANHNGSLEVALETVRAAKRAGADCIKLQTYTADTITIDSKKDDFLIKGTIWEGKNLYNLYQEAYTPWEWHKDIKKVADEEGLEFFSSPFDPTSVEFLETLNVPAYKIASFEITDIPLIELVASKGKPVIISTGIAEEEDIKLALDACYRMGNENIALLKCTSSYPAPIEEANMAMVKDFAEKFGVISGLSDHTMGSTVPVVATCFGAKIIEKHFILDRSIGGPDASFSMDEGEFSEMVKAVREAEKAIGVVDYKLTDKQKKGKDFSRSLYVVKDIENGEKLTSDNIRSVRPGFGMHPRYYNEVIGKIAIRRIEKGERVCWEDLV; this is encoded by the coding sequence ATGAAGATAGGAAGTAAAGCAATAAACGATAAAAGCCCGGTTTTTATAATAGCCGAACTCTCTGCTAATCATAATGGTAGTTTAGAGGTTGCTTTAGAGACAGTTAGGGCCGCGAAAAGAGCTGGAGCAGATTGTATTAAATTACAAACATATACTGCCGACACGATTACAATAGATTCTAAAAAAGATGATTTCCTAATTAAAGGAACGATTTGGGAAGGTAAAAATCTATATAATCTGTACCAAGAAGCTTATACACCTTGGGAATGGCATAAGGATATAAAAAAGGTTGCTGATGAAGAAGGCTTAGAATTTTTTTCGTCACCTTTTGACCCGACAAGCGTGGAGTTTCTTGAAACGTTAAATGTTCCCGCATATAAGATCGCATCTTTCGAGATAACCGATATTCCCTTAATTGAGTTAGTTGCCTCAAAAGGTAAACCTGTTATTATATCTACTGGTATTGCAGAAGAAGAAGATATTAAGCTCGCCTTGGATGCATGCTATAGAATGGGGAACGAGAATATAGCGTTGTTAAAATGTACTTCATCATATCCAGCCCCAATAGAAGAAGCCAATATGGCAATGGTAAAAGATTTTGCCGAAAAATTTGGTGTAATTTCAGGATTGTCTGATCACACAATGGGAAGCACAGTTCCTGTCGTTGCAACATGTTTTGGAGCTAAAATAATAGAAAAACACTTTATTTTAGACCGTTCAATTGGCGGACCTGATGCGTCATTTTCTATGGATGAAGGCGAATTCTCCGAAATGGTCAAGGCAGTTCGGGAAGCAGAAAAAGCAATTGGTGTCGTAGATTATAAACTGACTGACAAACAAAAAAAGGGTAAAGACTTTTCACGTTCTTTATACGTAGTGAAAGATATAGAAAATGGAGAGAAATTAACTAGTGATAATATTCGCTCTGTTCGTCCGGGATTTGGTATGCACCCACGTTATTATAATGAAGTAATTGGAAAGATTGCAATACGTAGGATTGAAAAAGGGGAGCGTGTTTGTTGGGAAGATTTAGTTTAA
- a CDS encoding glycosyltransferase family 4 protein: MRILLLHQYFLEEDDPGGSRWNEMAKIWISLGHEVTVIAGMMHYNGSTKRAEYKNRFFAKKMQGDVTVYRTHVSESYNKGFLGRLWGYFSFMFSSLWAGIFKVKGQYDAVLVTSPPLFVGGSGYLISKIKGIPMVFEIRDLWPESAIDTGVLTNKFIIKLAYWFESFIYSKAKLINVLTPAFYKTLRDNKGVEEIKLIMIPNAADFSLSESLLQDFDREEFRRQNSLVDKFVITYVGAHGIANFLDQLLEAAHLLEDTNALFLLIGQGMEKARLMEKAKEMNLKNITFLDPVPKKEVFKYILASEMGASVLKKVDTFKTVYSNKSFDYFSCKKPILMAIDGVSRELVEEAQAGEYVEPENPIEFNRIIRAYMQDPERLKREGENGYEYAKVNFDRELLANKYLDEIAKFIK, translated from the coding sequence ATGAGGATTTTATTACTGCATCAATATTTTTTAGAGGAAGACGATCCAGGGGGATCGCGATGGAATGAGATGGCCAAAATTTGGATCTCTCTGGGGCATGAAGTTACAGTGATCGCTGGTATGATGCATTATAATGGTTCGACAAAAAGAGCAGAGTATAAAAATAGATTTTTTGCAAAAAAAATGCAGGGGGATGTAACAGTATATCGAACCCACGTATCTGAATCATACAATAAAGGTTTTCTAGGTCGCTTATGGGGCTATTTTTCATTTATGTTTTCCTCCTTATGGGCGGGGATATTTAAAGTTAAAGGGCAGTATGATGCGGTTTTGGTAACCTCTCCACCATTATTTGTCGGAGGATCCGGTTATCTTATTTCAAAGATAAAAGGAATTCCGATGGTTTTTGAGATAAGAGATTTATGGCCAGAATCTGCAATTGACACGGGAGTTCTTACAAATAAATTTATTATCAAACTCGCTTATTGGTTTGAATCCTTTATATACAGCAAAGCGAAATTAATAAACGTATTAACCCCAGCTTTTTATAAGACACTTCGGGATAATAAAGGAGTTGAGGAAATAAAGTTAATCATGATTCCAAATGCGGCTGATTTTTCATTATCAGAATCATTATTACAAGATTTTGATCGTGAAGAGTTTCGGCGGCAAAATAGTTTAGTTGATAAATTCGTAATTACTTATGTCGGAGCCCATGGTATAGCTAATTTTTTAGATCAACTATTGGAGGCCGCCCATTTACTCGAAGACACCAATGCATTATTTTTGCTAATAGGACAAGGCATGGAAAAAGCTCGTTTGATGGAGAAAGCGAAAGAGATGAATCTAAAAAATATTACTTTCTTGGACCCTGTACCCAAAAAGGAAGTTTTTAAATATATATTAGCCTCGGAGATGGGCGCTTCGGTATTAAAAAAAGTTGATACTTTTAAGACCGTTTATTCAAACAAATCATTTGATTATTTTTCTTGCAAAAAACCGATTTTGATGGCAATAGATGGCGTTTCCCGCGAGCTGGTCGAAGAAGCGCAGGCCGGAGAGTACGTAGAACCTGAAAATCCAATTGAGTTTAATCGCATTATTCGTGCCTATATGCAGGATCCAGAGAGATTGAAACGAGAAGGAGAAAATGGTTATGAATATGCCAAGGTTAACTTCGATAGGGAACTTTTGGCAAATAAATATCTTGATGAAATAGCAAAATTTATTAAATAG
- a CDS encoding GNAT family N-acetyltransferase, with protein sequence MFTQNYKCLEGNSWTSAEFQLVPIRYEDRFEIMRWRNEQIYHLRQNKVLTEKDQEQYFDTVVRQLFEQDFPNQILFSYLENGICIGYGGLVHINWIDKNAEISFIIKTELEETSFEFHWEKYLSILSQIAFRGLSLHKIYTYAFDLRPRLYVALKRAGFDHEATLKDHCFFEGKYIDVLYHAKLNTLSLRAATLLDCNLTYVWASDPCTRKYSFNQNQIEKKEHIEWFNNKIQDPNCFYFILEDSMRNPLGSVRIDVKENNQGIISYLIDSKYYGRGLGTAILRLAEEKAKDIKIPIDRLIGYVLKENIASIKIFNKLDYSVINESENLKFYKELQ encoded by the coding sequence ATGTTTACTCAAAACTATAAATGTTTGGAGGGTAATTCCTGGACATCGGCCGAATTTCAGTTAGTCCCCATTAGATATGAGGATCGTTTCGAAATCATGAGATGGAGAAATGAACAAATCTATCATTTGAGACAGAACAAAGTGTTAACAGAGAAAGATCAGGAGCAATATTTTGATACAGTTGTTCGCCAATTATTCGAGCAAGATTTTCCCAACCAAATTTTGTTTTCTTATTTAGAAAACGGTATTTGTATTGGCTACGGGGGATTAGTGCATATTAATTGGATTGATAAAAACGCGGAAATATCATTTATCATAAAAACAGAACTGGAGGAAACCAGCTTTGAATTTCATTGGGAAAAATATTTGAGTATTTTATCTCAAATTGCATTTAGAGGTCTTTCTTTACACAAAATTTATACTTATGCATTTGATTTAAGACCACGATTATATGTAGCGTTGAAAAGAGCCGGTTTTGATCACGAGGCCACCCTTAAAGATCATTGTTTTTTTGAAGGCAAATACATTGATGTTTTATATCATGCCAAATTAAATACTCTTTCATTACGTGCTGCGACCTTATTAGACTGTAATCTTACCTATGTTTGGGCGAGCGATCCGTGCACTAGAAAATATTCCTTTAATCAAAATCAAATAGAAAAAAAAGAACATATTGAATGGTTTAATAACAAGATTCAGGATCCTAATTGCTTCTATTTTATTTTGGAGGATAGTATGAGAAACCCTTTGGGATCAGTTCGAATAGATGTAAAGGAAAATAATCAAGGTATAATTAGCTATCTGATTGACAGTAAGTACTATGGTAGAGGTTTGGGGACAGCTATTTTGAGATTAGCCGAAGAAAAGGCTAAGGATATTAAAATTCCTATTGACAGACTTATTGGTTATGTTTTAAAAGAAAATATCGCTTCCATTAAGATATTCAATAAATTAGATTATAGCGTCATTAATGAATCAGAAAATTTAAAATTTTATAAAGAATTGCAATGA
- a CDS encoding acyltransferase has translation MIKFIKNLRSKLLLLYCAFRYNKGLLSQCKVNGTCRFNGKEKFGKNVNFNGVKVYGKGQVTFGNNFHSAEGLRILTSFHNYKGDRIPYDHTIITKDIDIEDNVWVGLDVIILGGVRIGEGAIIQAGAVVVKSIPKYAICGGNPAQVFAMRDTVHYEQLKMEGKVY, from the coding sequence ATGATAAAATTCATCAAGAACCTGCGTTCTAAATTACTATTACTTTATTGTGCCTTTCGTTATAATAAAGGCCTTCTTTCACAATGTAAAGTTAATGGCACGTGCCGATTTAATGGAAAAGAGAAATTTGGTAAAAATGTAAACTTTAATGGTGTTAAAGTTTATGGTAAAGGTCAAGTTACCTTTGGTAATAATTTTCATTCTGCTGAAGGACTCCGCATACTAACTTCTTTTCATAATTATAAAGGTGATCGAATTCCTTATGATCATACGATCATTACAAAAGATATCGATATCGAGGATAACGTATGGGTGGGCCTAGACGTCATAATATTGGGTGGAGTTAGGATTGGGGAAGGTGCTATTATACAAGCTGGCGCAGTTGTTGTAAAGAGTATTCCAAAGTATGCTATCTGTGGTGGTAACCCTGCGCAGGTTTTCGCTATGCGTGACACGGTGCATTATGAACAATTGAAAATGGAAGGAAAAGTTTATTGA
- a CDS encoding glycosyl hydrolase family 28-related protein, whose translation MLKAIKFFIILFLSLIFSDGFANQTGSTTVEAYGAKGDGVTDDTYAIQKAINSPSRTVIFSKKNYIVNGEIVLMSNKAILGNQATISRSKLNSKNSIFYGNRISNITINDIVLKGNVKRGISNYSVDAATIRILNSQSVNISNVYTSGGTSGVQVYYSNSINIDGLISENNILTGLSGICNNLTLSNSKITNNGYASKGLTHDVYFINSSNLEIRNSTFGYTKDQSAFSVVVRYDRSNAKALFDRVKNVKIFNNSFYKNGLAVGSDPGIAVVKRMPPQQVSIYGNNFNWSDLKIDDPENISTYSNKNINNYICRVASSYPGYTIGLSSSNDHCKNIVQSSLRSNASRSTKAIIFNSTIIDNDLSTGLQNAKGFGGIKAFTLKSPQVKGNVQMKAIAENSNVKINR comes from the coding sequence ATGTTAAAGGCAATCAAGTTTTTTATTATACTCTTTTTGAGTTTGATCTTCTCAGATGGATTTGCAAATCAAACGGGGTCGACTACTGTAGAGGCGTATGGAGCCAAAGGAGATGGTGTCACTGATGACACCTATGCCATTCAGAAAGCGATAAATTCGCCATCACGTACTGTAATATTCTCGAAGAAAAATTACATTGTAAATGGAGAAATAGTTTTGATGTCTAACAAGGCAATTTTAGGGAACCAGGCGACAATTTCTAGATCTAAGTTGAACAGTAAGAATAGTATATTCTATGGGAACCGAATAAGTAATATAACGATAAACGATATTGTACTAAAAGGAAACGTCAAGAGAGGTATAAGTAATTACAGCGTAGATGCTGCTACTATTCGAATTTTAAATTCTCAAAGTGTTAATATAAGCAACGTCTATACATCGGGCGGTACATCTGGGGTACAAGTTTATTATTCAAATTCAATAAATATTGACGGTCTTATTAGTGAAAATAATATTTTGACAGGTCTGTCTGGTATCTGTAATAATTTGACATTATCAAATTCCAAAATTACCAACAACGGGTATGCTTCAAAAGGATTGACGCATGATGTTTATTTTATTAATAGTTCCAATCTTGAAATCCGAAACTCCACATTTGGTTACACAAAGGACCAGAGTGCTTTTTCTGTTGTTGTACGGTATGACCGAAGCAATGCCAAAGCTTTATTTGACCGTGTAAAAAACGTTAAAATATTCAATAACAGCTTTTATAAAAATGGACTGGCTGTCGGGTCCGATCCTGGTATAGCTGTTGTAAAACGAATGCCGCCACAACAGGTTAGTATCTATGGTAATAACTTTAATTGGTCGGATCTAAAAATAGATGATCCAGAAAATATAAGTACCTACAGCAATAAAAATATCAATAATTACATTTGTAGGGTAGCATCTTCATATCCTGGATATACGATAGGGTTAAGTTCTTCAAATGATCATTGTAAAAATATAGTTCAATCTAGTCTGCGATCAAATGCCAGTAGATCAACTAAGGCGATTATATTTAATAGCACAATTATTGACAACGATCTTTCAACTGGATTACAAAATGCGAAAGGATTTGGAGGGATAAAAGCTTTTACCCTAAAAAGTCCCCAAGTAAAAGGTAATGTACAAATGAAAGCAATAGCAGAAAATAGTAATGTTAAAATAAATAGGTAA
- a CDS encoding polysaccharide biosynthesis/export family protein: protein MQPDSSQISTLYEQYVPKIQPSDILTIVVTAADPKVTVPFNPVNSISNGNMTQQVDMAFRPTYTVDNNGNIMLPMLGEIHVAGLTRLEAIEKIRAELSKYIKDPGVNMNFNNFRVSVLGEVAHPGSFVLPYERVTVLEALSMAGDLTIRGVRSDVMLIREVGGKKEIHRLDLTKQNTLNSPYYYLAQNDVIYVEPNKAQINNSKLGANTNIIISIASLIITVISVLTR from the coding sequence ATGCAACCTGATTCCTCTCAGATTTCAACATTATATGAACAATATGTTCCTAAGATCCAACCGAGTGATATATTAACGATAGTGGTCACTGCCGCAGATCCAAAAGTAACGGTGCCCTTCAATCCCGTTAATTCCATATCGAACGGAAATATGACACAACAAGTTGATATGGCTTTTCGACCAACCTACACAGTAGATAATAACGGCAATATCATGCTGCCTATGCTTGGGGAAATCCATGTTGCTGGTTTGACAAGATTAGAAGCTATTGAGAAGATTCGAGCTGAATTGAGTAAATATATCAAGGACCCAGGAGTAAATATGAATTTTAATAACTTTAGGGTTTCTGTACTTGGTGAAGTAGCCCATCCCGGTTCCTTTGTATTACCCTACGAACGAGTGACGGTTTTAGAGGCACTTAGTATGGCCGGAGATCTAACTATAAGAGGAGTAAGGAGCGACGTGATGTTGATTAGGGAAGTAGGTGGTAAGAAAGAAATACATAGATTAGATCTTACGAAACAGAATACACTTAATTCACCTTATTATTATCTAGCTCAAAATGACGTAATTTATGTTGAGCCTAACAAGGCTCAAATAAATAATTCAAAGCTAGGGGCAAATACAAATATCATTATTTCAATTGCTAGCTTGATAATTACAGTAATTTCAGTATTGACCCGTTAA
- a CDS encoding acetyltransferase gives MYLFGASGHGKVIAEILESNKIKVSGFIDEDRGKENLLGYNVFHKPPAEVVKVIISIGNNRVRKIVVDSYNNFQYETAIHAAAHVSSRMYVGNGTVVMAGATINADVNIGNHSIINTNTSVDHDCIIGDFVHLSPNVALAGNVEVGEGTHVGIGACIIQGIKIGKWCTIGAGAVIIKDVPDGCTVVGNPGRIIKKQ, from the coding sequence ATGTATTTATTTGGTGCAAGTGGTCATGGTAAAGTTATCGCAGAAATTTTGGAAAGTAATAAAATAAAAGTCAGCGGATTTATTGATGAAGACCGTGGAAAAGAAAATTTATTAGGGTATAATGTTTTCCATAAACCGCCAGCTGAAGTAGTAAAAGTTATAATTTCAATTGGAAATAATCGTGTGAGAAAGATTGTAGTAGATTCTTATAATAATTTCCAATACGAAACCGCCATACATGCCGCGGCACATGTATCTTCGAGAATGTATGTTGGCAATGGGACAGTGGTGATGGCAGGAGCCACAATAAATGCTGATGTTAATATTGGAAATCACAGCATCATAAATACTAATACGTCTGTAGATCATGATTGTATAATTGGTGATTTTGTACATTTGTCTCCTAATGTAGCACTTGCAGGTAATGTAGAGGTGGGAGAAGGGACACATGTCGGTATAGGAGCGTGTATTATTCAGGGAATTAAGATAGGGAAATGGTGTACTATTGGTGCAGGTGCAGTTATTATTAAAGATGTACCAGACGGATGTACTGTAGTCGGGAATCCAGGAAGAATTATAAAAAAACAATAA
- a CDS encoding sugar transferase: MYQYFLKRLIDFCIALVSLLILSPIFILVTIGLYFVNNGKPFFFQARPGLNGKVFNIIKFKTMNDKKDAAGNLLPDVDRLTSIGAFVRKTSLDEIPQLINVLKGDMAIIGPRPLLIQYMSLYNKTQHRRHEVRPGITGWAQVNGRNAISWEKKFELDVWYVDNVSFVTDFKVFFMTFKKVLKSEGISAEGHVTIEPFNGNN, encoded by the coding sequence ATGTATCAGTACTTTTTAAAAAGACTTATTGATTTCTGTATAGCATTGGTCAGCTTATTGATTCTCAGCCCTATTTTCATTTTGGTTACTATAGGATTATACTTTGTTAATAATGGAAAACCCTTTTTTTTTCAGGCGCGTCCTGGTCTGAATGGAAAAGTATTTAATATCATTAAGTTTAAAACTATGAATGATAAGAAAGATGCGGCTGGAAACCTTTTACCTGACGTAGATAGGTTGACCTCTATAGGAGCTTTTGTTCGCAAGACTTCACTCGATGAAATTCCTCAATTAATAAATGTCCTTAAAGGAGATATGGCTATTATTGGCCCAAGACCTTTATTGATCCAATATATGTCTCTTTATAATAAAACTCAACATCGTCGTCATGAAGTGAGACCTGGAATTACAGGATGGGCGCAAGTTAACGGTCGTAATGCCATTTCTTGGGAGAAGAAGTTCGAATTAGATGTATGGTACGTAGATAATGTTTCCTTCGTAACCGATTTTAAAGTTTTTTTTATGACGTTTAAAAAAGTATTAAAAAGCGAAGGGATATCTGCAGAAGGGCATGTTACAATTGAACCATTTAACGGTAATAATTAA
- a CDS encoding O-antigen ligase family protein, with the protein MGLLDLKVNRNGWWISLLLITSYLNAVLKAGVDGNMTVFRILLLPTILMMIPERKRTMTEFIGLAIFTVVYCYIISYLPFNRFQDFDIVFTLHYILVPFCFIIMNYFIDKVGLDYLYNFFKKFHYVMLVLAFIQFFAGGVYPNTQNRAPMVNIFFWNENEFVTVLAIFIPLYFLIEKETLIKYLVIFCSLFFIVYSDARLLIIGLVLFFGIYYSSKLPFYKYKMLWILSMFLLILILTPYLANKKIFDDYTFFDLFADTIRRIFTLDDYEGIGSVISRVNAYIWGQIDLYKTYLFGIGPSNSFIIMKEHTPVGLEAYSPKSFHNIILQMIVEIGFLGIFLFLMLVRMIRNTVKGSPFRHSIVIGYYIAAFIFSTILSGAFSNYPFIFIIAFSLTMFKTNFRGRAQN; encoded by the coding sequence ATGGGATTGTTAGATCTTAAGGTTAACAGAAATGGCTGGTGGATTTCCTTATTGTTGATCACATCATATTTAAATGCTGTTTTAAAGGCTGGGGTTGATGGAAATATGACTGTTTTCAGGATACTTTTATTGCCAACTATTCTTATGATGATCCCAGAGCGTAAAAGAACTATGACCGAATTTATTGGTCTGGCAATTTTTACAGTAGTGTACTGTTATATTATTAGTTACTTGCCATTTAACAGATTTCAAGATTTTGATATTGTCTTTACCCTACACTATATTCTCGTCCCTTTTTGTTTCATCATAATGAACTATTTTATTGATAAGGTTGGTTTAGATTATCTATATAACTTTTTTAAGAAATTTCATTATGTGATGTTGGTATTAGCGTTTATCCAATTTTTTGCTGGAGGTGTTTATCCCAATACACAGAATAGAGCTCCCATGGTCAATATATTTTTTTGGAATGAAAATGAATTTGTTACTGTTCTGGCTATTTTTATTCCATTATATTTTCTAATAGAAAAGGAAACATTGATAAAGTATTTGGTGATTTTTTGTTCTCTTTTCTTTATTGTTTATAGTGATGCCAGGCTTTTGATTATTGGGCTTGTGCTGTTTTTTGGTATTTATTATTCTTCTAAACTTCCATTCTATAAATATAAAATGCTGTGGATTCTATCTATGTTTTTGCTCATTCTCATATTAACGCCATATCTAGCAAATAAGAAAATTTTTGATGATTACACGTTTTTTGACCTGTTTGCGGATACAATCCGTCGAATATTTACATTGGATGATTACGAAGGTATTGGGTCTGTAATAAGTCGGGTGAATGCTTATATTTGGGGGCAAATAGACCTCTATAAAACTTATTTATTTGGAATTGGACCTAGTAATTCCTTTATTATTATGAAAGAGCATACACCTGTTGGATTAGAGGCCTATTCCCCGAAGAGCTTTCATAATATTATATTGCAGATGATTGTAGAAATTGGCTTTCTTGGAATATTTCTATTTTTAATGTTGGTACGAATGATTAGAAATACTGTAAAAGGTTCTCCATTCAGGCATTCAATTGTTATTGGTTACTATATTGCTGCATTTATTTTCAGTACAATTCTATCAGGAGCTTTCTCAAATTATCCTTTTATTTTTATAATTGCTTTCTCACTGACAATGTTTAAAACAAACTTTAGGGGGCGAGCTCAAAATTAA
- a CDS encoding oligosaccharide flippase family protein, with product MNIRALAKNKLVSETLIYGITNAVYSGLPLLLLPFLVATLGPEDYGYVDLFRSISMFLVPILGLSTVQSITRFYYDFDEKRFKIFVTSIQLFQLLTSIIATIIVCCLSPFLSDTYQILLLLSIAYFLFNQFTEGLLAIYRVNNKAKSYLFIRVANILLELGILFILFKVLQPLDWKFRVLPTVISSFLVAILTIVQFVKLGYMFKFSSELLKLGIMYSAPLVLHMLSGYVLNIGDRFFIKYYLSEKDLGNYAVAYQIGMAINFFYTSFNLAWTPTYFKWMQENKTNQIKKVRKLIYLIVPLLGILTLLVWFSFSDLFIKHSEYKISNQIIIVVLIANVILSLYKFESNFYLYTKDTKKLSIFTFISAIISVVLNFALIPRIGIIGAAIATLISFIVVYFLVLFSKKNDKIHQEPAF from the coding sequence ATGAACATTAGGGCTCTTGCGAAAAATAAATTAGTTTCAGAGACGTTAATTTATGGCATTACTAATGCAGTATATAGCGGGTTACCACTTTTACTCTTACCTTTTTTAGTTGCGACATTAGGCCCCGAGGATTATGGTTATGTAGATTTGTTCCGCTCAATTAGTATGTTTCTTGTTCCTATATTAGGATTAAGTACTGTACAATCAATCACTAGGTTCTATTATGATTTTGATGAAAAAAGATTTAAGATTTTTGTCACTTCGATTCAGTTATTTCAGCTGCTCACTTCTATTATAGCTACCATTATCGTTTGTTGCCTTTCGCCTTTCTTGTCTGACACTTACCAAATCTTACTTTTACTTAGTATAGCATACTTTCTCTTTAATCAATTTACGGAGGGCTTGTTAGCCATATATCGAGTAAACAATAAAGCCAAGTCATATTTGTTTATTAGAGTTGCAAATATATTATTGGAATTGGGTATTTTATTTATTTTGTTTAAAGTATTACAGCCTTTGGATTGGAAGTTTCGTGTTTTACCAACCGTGATTTCAAGTTTTCTGGTGGCTATTTTGACAATAGTACAGTTTGTGAAGCTTGGTTATATGTTTAAATTTTCATCAGAGCTCCTTAAATTGGGAATAATGTATAGTGCCCCCCTTGTATTACACATGTTGTCTGGATATGTGTTAAATATTGGAGATCGTTTTTTTATCAAATACTATCTTTCAGAAAAAGATTTAGGAAATTATGCCGTAGCATACCAAATTGGTATGGCAATCAATTTTTTCTATACAAGTTTTAACCTAGCGTGGACTCCAACTTATTTTAAATGGATGCAAGAAAATAAAACAAATCAGATCAAAAAAGTGCGAAAGCTTATTTATTTAATCGTGCCTTTATTAGGAATTTTAACGTTATTGGTTTGGTTTTCTTTTAGTGATTTATTTATTAAGCACTCTGAATATAAGATTTCAAATCAGATTATTATAGTTGTTCTAATTGCTAATGTTATTCTATCTTTGTACAAATTTGAATCTAACTTTTATCTATATACAAAAGATACGAAAAAATTGAGCATATTCACATTCATTTCTGCTATTATTTCTGTCGTTTTAAATTTTGCGCTAATACCTCGGATCGGAATAATAGGAGCAGCAATAGCAACGTTAATTTCATTTATAGTGGTTTATTTTTTGGTACTATTCAGTAAAAAAAATGATAAAATTCATCAAGAACCTGCGTTCTAA